From the genome of Clostridium sp. BNL1100, one region includes:
- the mtrB gene encoding trp RNA-binding attenuation protein MtrB — MDNLEDKLSGEYVAIKAGENGVTIIGLTRGRDTKFHHTEKLDKGEVLLAQFTENTSAIKIRGKATVYCRYGTIQSGE; from the coding sequence ATGGACAACCTGGAGGATAAGTTATCCGGTGAGTACGTTGCTATTAAGGCTGGGGAAAACGGGGTCACAATTATCGGGTTAACGCGTGGAAGGGATACAAAATTTCATCATACCGAGAAGTTGGATAAGGGCGAAGTTCTTTTGGCGCAATTTACAGAGAATACTTCTGCGATAAAAATAAGAGGCAAGGCCACTGTTTATTGCAGATATGGTACTATTCAAAGCGGTGAATAA
- a CDS encoding DNA polymerase III subunit alpha, with protein sequence MGNFVHLHVHTEYSLLDGANRIKDLIQRVKELGMDSVAITDHGVMYGVVEFYKEAVKNGIKPILGCEVYTAKRNMKDKQPGIDSNYGHLVLLAKNQIGYKNLMKIVSLGFTEGYYYKPRVDYETLEKYSEGIIALSACLSGDIPSAILNNDYEKAVELSNNLNRIFGQGNFYLELQHNGISEQNLVNQQLIKMSGELGIPLVATNDAHYLTKENAKSHEILLCIQTGKTINDDNRMRFNTDEVYVKSPEEMYENFKNVKQALENTVKIAEMCNVELEFGKLHLPSFDVEDGYTPYEYLREQCYKGLKSRYGENCSEEIIHRLEYELSVISQMGYVDYFLIVWDFIRYARDQGIMVGPGRGSAAGSIVSYALGITSIDPLKYNLLFERFLNPERISMPDIDIDFCYERRQEVIDYVIGKYGKDRVSQIITFGTMAARAVIRDVGRALDIPYGDVDAIAKMIPFQIGMNIDKALELNQELKKRYETDEETQLLIDTARTLEGLPRHASTHAAGVVISKEPIVEYVPLQLNDNSVTTQVTAVPLEELGLLKMDFLGLRTLTVIRDAVDLVEQGHGRKIDIQQIDYDDKEVYKMIGEGRTAGVFQLESAGMTQFMKELQPNSLEDIIAGISLYRPGPMDQIPRYIRNKNNPKEIKYHHPMLESILDVTYGCMVYQEQVMQIVRELGGYSLGRSDLVRRAMSKKKISVMEQERKNFIYGITDEEGNEIVKGAVKNGVDEITANKIFDEMMDFASYAFNKSHAAAYAVVAYQTAWLKYYYPVEFMAASINSFLGSSDKVSQYVNECKTLNIQVLPPDINESNVKFTVVNKNIRFGLAAIKNVGENAIQSVITERQQNGEFKSFLDFCQRIEGRDINKRCVESLIKSGAFDSLKVFRSKLMAVYERLLDGISQNRKKNMDGQLSIFDMMSEPQELLQEDFPDIKEYPANVLLSMEKEMLGLYVSGHPISEYQDILERNVNLYSSEMFVDDENSSDMELNSKKLQDSMRVTVGGIVVSKKTKSTKNNNLMAFVGLEDLFGTMELIVFPTVYEKFSQLLQQESIIIVNGRLSVREDEQPKIIAEEVLPIKGLQEKGLYLTLPEQLPKEDGAALRALLKYFSGATPTYVAKKNQNFFKKLDRQYWIYVNNVIMEELVSRLGEENVVLK encoded by the coding sequence ATGGGGAATTTTGTACACCTGCATGTACATACTGAATATAGTCTTCTTGACGGAGCAAATAGAATAAAAGACCTTATACAAAGGGTTAAAGAACTGGGCATGGACAGCGTAGCCATTACTGACCATGGAGTAATGTACGGAGTTGTAGAGTTTTATAAAGAAGCTGTAAAAAATGGAATTAAGCCTATACTTGGTTGTGAGGTATATACTGCAAAAAGGAATATGAAGGACAAGCAGCCGGGAATTGACTCTAATTATGGCCATCTTGTTTTACTTGCAAAAAATCAGATAGGGTACAAAAATCTTATGAAAATAGTCTCACTGGGGTTTACCGAAGGGTATTATTACAAGCCCCGAGTAGACTATGAAACCTTGGAGAAATACTCAGAAGGAATTATAGCCCTGAGTGCATGTTTATCAGGGGATATTCCGTCTGCAATACTGAATAACGATTACGAAAAAGCTGTGGAACTATCTAATAATTTAAATCGCATATTTGGACAAGGGAATTTTTACCTTGAGCTTCAGCATAATGGAATAAGCGAGCAAAATCTGGTTAACCAGCAGCTTATTAAGATGTCAGGGGAATTGGGAATACCTTTGGTTGCCACAAATGATGCACACTATCTCACAAAGGAAAATGCCAAATCTCATGAGATTCTATTATGTATTCAAACAGGCAAAACAATTAACGATGATAACAGAATGCGGTTTAACACGGATGAGGTTTATGTAAAATCACCGGAGGAAATGTATGAGAACTTTAAAAATGTTAAGCAGGCTCTTGAAAATACGGTAAAAATTGCCGAAATGTGTAACGTTGAGCTGGAATTCGGAAAGCTGCACTTGCCAAGCTTTGACGTAGAGGATGGTTACACTCCTTATGAATATTTGAGAGAGCAGTGTTATAAAGGACTCAAATCAAGGTATGGCGAGAATTGTTCGGAAGAAATAATTCACAGACTTGAATATGAGCTTTCAGTTATATCGCAGATGGGCTATGTAGACTACTTTCTCATTGTATGGGATTTTATAAGATATGCAAGAGATCAGGGTATAATGGTAGGACCGGGAAGAGGTTCCGCAGCAGGAAGTATAGTATCTTATGCCCTTGGAATAACCAGTATTGACCCTCTCAAGTATAACCTTTTGTTTGAAAGGTTTTTAAATCCTGAGAGAATCAGCATGCCTGATATAGATATTGACTTCTGTTACGAGCGCAGACAGGAAGTAATTGATTATGTAATCGGAAAGTATGGAAAGGACAGGGTTTCTCAAATAATTACCTTTGGAACCATGGCTGCAAGGGCGGTTATAAGAGATGTTGGGAGAGCGTTGGATATTCCTTACGGGGACGTTGATGCTATAGCAAAAATGATACCGTTTCAAATTGGTATGAATATAGATAAGGCATTAGAGCTGAATCAGGAACTGAAAAAAAGGTATGAAACCGACGAGGAGACTCAGTTGCTTATTGACACAGCAAGAACCCTTGAAGGTCTTCCACGTCATGCATCCACACATGCTGCCGGAGTTGTTATTTCAAAGGAACCAATAGTAGAATATGTACCTCTCCAATTAAACGACAATAGTGTGACAACCCAGGTAACGGCAGTACCCCTTGAAGAGTTGGGACTCCTCAAAATGGACTTTCTTGGACTAAGAACCCTTACTGTAATTCGTGATGCAGTAGATTTGGTAGAACAAGGTCATGGCAGGAAAATAGACATTCAGCAAATCGATTATGATGACAAGGAAGTCTATAAAATGATAGGAGAGGGCAGAACAGCTGGTGTATTTCAGCTGGAAAGTGCGGGAATGACTCAGTTTATGAAGGAACTCCAGCCAAACTCACTGGAAGATATCATAGCGGGTATTTCTCTCTATAGACCGGGCCCTATGGATCAGATACCAAGATACATCAGAAATAAAAACAACCCAAAAGAGATAAAGTATCACCATCCGATGCTTGAAAGTATTCTTGATGTTACGTATGGTTGCATGGTTTATCAGGAACAGGTAATGCAGATAGTAAGAGAGCTGGGAGGCTACTCATTGGGCAGGTCTGACCTTGTAAGACGTGCCATGTCCAAAAAGAAGATATCCGTAATGGAACAGGAACGCAAGAACTTCATATACGGAATAACAGATGAGGAAGGTAACGAGATTGTAAAGGGTGCGGTAAAAAACGGTGTAGATGAGATTACAGCCAATAAGATATTTGATGAAATGATGGACTTTGCAAGCTATGCCTTTAACAAGTCCCATGCTGCTGCCTATGCTGTTGTGGCATATCAGACCGCATGGCTTAAATACTATTATCCCGTAGAGTTTATGGCAGCTTCCATTAACAGCTTTTTGGGCAGCAGTGACAAAGTATCCCAATACGTCAATGAGTGTAAAACCCTCAACATTCAGGTACTCCCACCGGATATCAATGAAAGCAACGTAAAATTTACAGTTGTAAATAAAAATATACGTTTCGGTTTGGCGGCAATTAAAAATGTAGGAGAAAATGCAATACAATCTGTTATTACAGAAAGACAACAGAACGGAGAATTTAAATCTTTTCTGGATTTCTGTCAAAGAATAGAGGGGCGTGATATTAACAAAAGGTGTGTTGAAAGCCTTATAAAAAGCGGAGCCTTTGACTCGCTTAAAGTATTTAGATCAAAGCTGATGGCAGTATATGAGAGACTTCTGGATGGAATTTCACAGAACCGTAAAAAGAATATGGACGGTCAGCTATCAATATTTGATATGATGAGTGAACCACAGGAGCTTTTGCAGGAGGATTTTCCGGACATAAAGGAATACCCTGCAAATGTACTTCTTTCAATGGAAAAGGAGATGCTGGGGTTGTACGTCTCAGGCCATCCGATAAGTGAATATCAAGATATATTGGAACGAAATGTAAACCTATACAGCAGTGAAATGTTTGTTGACGATGAAAATTCAAGTGATATGGAGTTAAACAGTAAAAAACTTCAGGACTCCATGAGAGTAACTGTAGGAGGTATAGTAGTATCCAAAAAGACCAAGTCAACAAAAAATAATAATTTAATGGCTTTTGTAGGTCTTGAAGATTTGTTCGGTACTATGGAACTCATAGTTTTTCCTACAGTGTATGAAAAATTTTCTCAGCTTTTACAGCAGGAAAGTATAATAATTGTAAACGGCAGACTTAGTGTAAGAGAGGACGAACAGCCTAAAATAATTGCAGAGGAAGTTCTGCCTATAAAAGGTCTTCAAGAGAAGGGATTGTATTTAACTTTGCCTGAACAGCTTCCAAAGGAGGATGGCGCAGCTTTGAGAGCACTTTTAAAATATTTTTCAGGTGCTACTCCAACTTACGTTGCAAAAAAAAATCAAAATTTTTTCAAAAAACTTGACAGGCAATACTGGATATATGTCAATAATGTAATAATGGAAGAATTAGTAAGCAGGCTAGGCGAAGAAAATGTGGTATTAAAATAA
- a CDS encoding DUF5685 family protein produces MFGYIMPEKPELKIKEFDIYRAYYCGVCKSIGKRHGQIKRMTLTYDAAFLALLLGSVLKIKTGLTKERCIVHPLKKSFVTHNEIIDYSSDINIILAYNNMKDKWNDDKSKIALAGMAAFKRAYGKLVVEYPKKCAIINQRLSDLSKLEKEKCNSIDAASEPFAKLMEEVLDYERLDDKTRQILRWMGYNIGKWIYLVDAFDDMEDDLKNSSYNPFLTQFNYKGQNLAVFKNDIKSQAEFTVLYCLQEASKAFELLSLKENKGILENILYIGMLSKTDKILCQRSCGKGEKSI; encoded by the coding sequence ATGTTCGGTTATATAATGCCGGAAAAACCGGAATTGAAAATAAAGGAATTTGACATATACAGGGCATATTATTGCGGTGTGTGTAAATCAATAGGAAAAAGGCACGGACAGATTAAAAGAATGACGCTGACTTATGATGCTGCTTTTCTGGCACTTCTTTTGGGCTCCGTACTTAAAATAAAAACAGGTCTCACCAAGGAAAGGTGCATTGTCCATCCATTAAAAAAATCATTTGTCACGCATAATGAAATTATTGATTATTCTTCCGACATAAATATTATTTTAGCGTATAATAATATGAAAGATAAGTGGAATGATGACAAATCGAAAATAGCACTGGCAGGTATGGCAGCTTTTAAAAGAGCATATGGAAAGTTAGTTGTGGAATATCCGAAAAAGTGTGCTATAATTAACCAAAGACTAAGCGACTTGTCCAAATTAGAAAAGGAAAAATGTAATTCCATAGATGCTGCTTCTGAGCCTTTTGCAAAGCTTATGGAAGAGGTTTTGGACTACGAAAGACTAGATGATAAAACCAGACAAATTTTAAGATGGATGGGTTATAATATCGGGAAATGGATATATTTGGTTGATGCTTTTGACGATATGGAAGATGATCTAAAAAACTCCAGCTATAACCCATTTCTTACTCAGTTCAATTATAAGGGCCAAAATTTAGCGGTTTTTAAGAATGATATTAAGAGTCAGGCGGAGTTTACGGTATTATATTGCTTACAGGAAGCATCCAAGGCGTTTGAATTGCTTAGTTTAAAAGAAAATAAAGGAATATTGGAGAACATATTATATATAGGTATGTTAAGTAAAACGGATAAAATTTTGTGCCAGAGGAGTTGTGGTAAAGGTGAAAAATCCATATGA
- a CDS encoding cupin domain-containing protein, producing MNEKVKDIAVRIKGLRLLAGSTEEEVAEQLGVKLAQYKLYENAEDDIPVSLLYELAEIYKVNITEILTGTSPKLHDICHVKKGEGLKVERYDQYSFESLAYKYSNRKIEPMLVVLDPGNSPEMVSHKGQEFNYCLEGKMQVLIGKEKFDLEPGDSLYFNSSLPHKQIALDGKEARFLTIILL from the coding sequence ATGAATGAAAAAGTCAAGGACATCGCTGTCAGAATAAAGGGACTCAGGCTTCTGGCAGGGTCTACAGAGGAAGAAGTTGCAGAGCAGCTGGGAGTTAAGCTTGCACAATATAAATTATACGAAAATGCTGAAGACGATATTCCTGTCAGCCTTTTATATGAGCTGGCAGAGATTTATAAGGTCAACATTACTGAAATTTTAACAGGAACATCACCAAAGCTTCATGATATATGCCACGTTAAAAAAGGTGAAGGTCTCAAAGTTGAAAGATACGACCAATACAGCTTTGAAAGTCTTGCTTACAAATATTCAAACAGAAAAATAGAACCTATGCTTGTTGTACTTGATCCCGGAAATAGTCCTGAAATGGTTTCTCATAAAGGACAGGAGTTTAATTACTGTCTGGAAGGAAAAATGCAGGTGTTAATAGGGAAAGAGAAATTTGATTTGGAACCAGGGGATTCTTTATATTTTAACTCTTCACTTCCTCACAAACAGATTGCCTTGGACGGTAAGGAAGCCAGATTCCTTACAATAATTTTACTTTAA
- a CDS encoding CDP-alcohol phosphatidyltransferase family protein has protein sequence MRKYIPNALTLLRLIIVPFLGYFIYCEKYTTAIILFAFGGFTDVLDGYIARKYNLITKWGKVFDPLADKLMQITALVFLVLHKFIPLVVLVIVVIKESLMLVGGIMVYKKGRTVIGANWYGKLATVIFYFAILATIILKIVAGDSGYALNAIYVAIGLAVACTLFALTMYIIIYFRFSKDYNEKKNK, from the coding sequence GTGAGAAAATATATTCCAAACGCTTTAACATTATTAAGACTCATAATAGTGCCTTTTCTAGGTTACTTTATTTACTGTGAAAAATATACTACAGCCATTATTCTTTTCGCTTTTGGCGGGTTTACGGATGTACTTGACGGCTATATAGCCAGAAAGTATAATTTAATTACAAAATGGGGCAAGGTTTTTGACCCTTTGGCTGATAAGCTTATGCAGATAACAGCATTAGTCTTTCTTGTACTACATAAATTTATACCTTTAGTTGTTTTGGTTATTGTTGTAATTAAGGAGTCTTTAATGCTAGTAGGCGGTATAATGGTGTATAAAAAAGGAAGAACGGTTATAGGAGCCAACTGGTATGGTAAGTTAGCCACAGTAATATTTTATTTTGCAATACTGGCAACTATTATACTTAAAATTGTAGCAGGCGACAGCGGTTATGCATTAAATGCCATCTATGTTGCAATAGGTTTGGCGGTAGCATGTACGTTGTTTGCACTAACAATGTATATAATTATTTATTTTAGATTCTCCAAGGATTATAATGAGAAAAAAAACAAGTAA
- a CDS encoding AMP-binding protein: MSLETRYLSKTDFESYEDFRENFKLNVPSNFNFAYDIIDEYARLEPERLALVWCDDHGNEKKFTFGELKYWSDKTANYLVANRLGKGDKVMFILRRRYEFYFFAFAAMKIGITFIPSTNQLMKKDIVYRNNAAEVKAIIAYNDSAIIEHVENSMEDSPTVKKYIMVGGTKDKWLDYDKDIEGFSDSWIRPAGEMNTQNKDYMIIYFTSGTTSMPKMSIHDFTYPLGHIVTAKYWHRVVENGLHLTVADSGWAKFAWGKLFGQWICGAVQFLYDMDRFDPCNLLEKIEKYQIKTFCAPPTIYRFMLQHDITKFDLSSMTHCSTAGEPLNPEIFNRFKKLTGHEILNGFGQTETTVIVANYEWLPVDPGAMGMPNPAYNIDVVDEEGNSCQVGVEGELVIRDVDTNKPAGLFCGYYKDPESTARVWYNNTYHTGDVVYKDEHGYLWFVGRNDDVIKASGYRISPFEVESAVIEHPSVVECAVTGAPDSIRGTVVKATIVLAKGYQPSDELKKEIQSYVKKVTAPYKYPRIIEFVDELPKTISGKIKRAQLRQDDHKKFESS, from the coding sequence ATGAGTTTGGAAACACGATATTTGAGTAAAACTGATTTTGAATCCTATGAGGATTTTAGAGAGAACTTTAAGCTAAACGTTCCATCTAACTTCAACTTTGCTTATGACATAATAGATGAGTATGCGAGACTGGAACCTGAGAGACTTGCGTTGGTGTGGTGCGATGACCACGGAAACGAAAAGAAGTTTACTTTCGGAGAGTTGAAGTACTGGTCAGACAAGACTGCCAATTACCTGGTTGCCAACAGATTAGGCAAGGGAGACAAGGTAATGTTCATATTAAGAAGAAGATATGAATTTTATTTCTTTGCATTCGCTGCCATGAAAATAGGCATTACCTTTATTCCGTCCACAAATCAGCTGATGAAGAAGGACATAGTATATAGAAACAATGCAGCAGAAGTAAAGGCTATTATAGCATATAATGATTCGGCAATTATTGAACATGTTGAGAATTCAATGGAAGATTCCCCTACGGTTAAAAAGTATATAATGGTTGGCGGAACCAAGGATAAATGGCTGGATTATGATAAGGACATAGAGGGCTTTTCTGATAGCTGGATAAGGCCTGCAGGAGAAATGAATACTCAAAATAAAGACTATATGATAATTTATTTTACGTCAGGCACTACCAGTATGCCTAAAATGTCAATACATGATTTTACATATCCGCTGGGACATATTGTTACTGCCAAGTATTGGCACAGGGTTGTTGAAAATGGGCTGCACCTGACAGTTGCCGATTCAGGTTGGGCAAAATTTGCATGGGGCAAGCTTTTTGGACAATGGATATGCGGTGCAGTACAATTTTTATATGATATGGATAGATTTGATCCTTGCAATCTGCTTGAGAAAATAGAAAAATATCAAATAAAGACTTTCTGTGCTCCGCCTACAATTTACAGGTTTATGCTTCAGCATGATATTACGAAATTTGATTTATCATCTATGACGCACTGTTCAACAGCAGGAGAACCTTTGAATCCTGAGATTTTCAACAGGTTCAAAAAGCTGACGGGACATGAAATATTAAACGGATTCGGACAGACTGAAACTACCGTAATTGTAGCAAATTATGAATGGTTGCCGGTAGACCCCGGTGCCATGGGAATGCCGAATCCTGCCTACAACATTGATGTAGTGGATGAAGAAGGGAACTCCTGTCAGGTTGGAGTAGAAGGCGAATTGGTAATAAGGGATGTTGATACCAATAAGCCCGCAGGTTTGTTCTGCGGATATTATAAAGACCCTGAATCAACGGCAAGAGTGTGGTATAATAACACATACCATACGGGTGATGTTGTTTACAAGGACGAGCATGGTTACCTGTGGTTTGTAGGAAGAAATGATGATGTTATAAAAGCATCAGGCTACAGAATAAGTCCCTTTGAAGTAGAAAGTGCAGTAATTGAGCATCCGTCAGTTGTAGAATGTGCCGTTACCGGTGCGCCTGACAGTATAAGGGGTACGGTTGTAAAGGCGACAATTGTTCTTGCAAAAGGTTATCAGCCTTCAGATGAATTGAAAAAGGAAATTCAGAGTTATGTAAAGAAAGTTACAGCACCATACAAATATCCCAGAATAATAGAATTTGTTGATGAATTACCAAAAACAATTAGTGGAAAAATAAAAAGAGCGCAGCTTCGTCAGGATGATCATAAAAAGTTTGAATCTTCATGA
- a CDS encoding LAGLIDADG family homing endonuclease — MWTVVYMAQSKDVANQLQELLSNEGILVKLRPISKNHENNDNYYEVLVPEAEVEEAHSVIIETGY; from the coding sequence ATGTGGACAGTGGTATATATGGCCCAAAGCAAAGATGTTGCTAATCAGCTTCAGGAGCTTTTGTCCAATGAGGGTATTCTTGTGAAACTGAGACCTATAAGTAAAAATCATGAAAACAATGACAATTATTATGAAGTTCTCGTTCCTGAAGCAGAGGTTGAAGAAGCACATAGCGTAATCATTGAAACGGGTTATTAA
- a CDS encoding thioesterase family protein: MLYIDVPLTVRYAETDRMGIVHHSNYPVWFEVGRTEFIKESGISYSRVESLGIMLPLLELHCKYINSSTYEDNIIVRTSIKSYSKARLNFKYEVFKSDNMENPITTGETSHVWTTCDLKPINLQKHYPELYEIIEKAARDD, encoded by the coding sequence ATGCTATATATAGATGTACCGTTAACAGTCAGGTATGCTGAAACAGACAGGATGGGTATTGTTCACCATTCAAATTATCCCGTATGGTTTGAAGTAGGTAGAACAGAATTTATCAAGGAAAGCGGAATATCTTATTCACGTGTGGAATCTTTGGGTATAATGTTGCCTCTATTGGAGTTGCATTGTAAATATATCAACTCATCTACATATGAGGATAATATAATAGTAAGGACAAGTATCAAAAGTTACTCAAAAGCCCGACTGAATTTTAAATATGAGGTATTTAAATCGGATAATATGGAAAATCCTATTACAACAGGAGAAACTTCTCATGTTTGGACCACCTGTGATTTAAAGCCTATAAACTTGCAAAAACATTATCCCGAACTTTATGAAATAATTGAAAAAGCGGCAAGGGATGACTAA
- a CDS encoding DnaJ domain-containing protein, with translation MKNPYEVLGISEGASEEEIKKAYREQVKKYHPDQYHDNPLSKLAEEKLREVNEAYEYLTGKGQTAKTSNGWSGRSGAPGASGFGGAAGGNAGGDNFRQVRMYINTGNIAAAESLLESIQNRSAEWFYLRGLVFMKKGWYNEAIMNIKQAVNMDPSNYEYRDALNRINVNNNMYRGNAANRGYGAGPSFCDMCTCLWCSDSMCECCGGDLISCC, from the coding sequence GTGAAAAATCCATATGAAGTACTAGGAATAAGTGAGGGAGCATCAGAAGAAGAAATAAAAAAAGCATACAGAGAACAGGTAAAGAAATATCATCCGGATCAATACCATGATAATCCTCTTTCCAAACTCGCTGAAGAAAAACTCAGAGAAGTAAATGAAGCTTATGAGTATCTTACGGGAAAAGGTCAGACCGCCAAAACCAGTAATGGCTGGAGTGGGAGAAGCGGAGCACCAGGGGCTTCAGGTTTTGGAGGTGCAGCGGGCGGAAATGCAGGAGGAGACAACTTCCGACAAGTAAGAATGTATATAAATACAGGTAACATTGCAGCTGCGGAATCACTACTCGAAAGCATTCAAAACAGAAGCGCCGAATGGTTTTATCTTCGCGGACTGGTCTTTATGAAAAAAGGTTGGTACAACGAAGCTATAATGAATATCAAGCAGGCTGTAAACATGGACCCTTCAAACTATGAATACAGGGACGCCCTTAACCGGATAAATGTAAATAATAACATGTACCGGGGTAATGCTGCTAATCGTGGATATGGTGCAGGACCAAGCTTTTGCGATATGTGTACATGCTTATGGTGTTCTGATTCAATGTGTGAGTGCTGTGGGGGAGATTTAATTTCTTGCTGCTAA